In the genome of Bradyrhizobium arachidis, one region contains:
- a CDS encoding glutathione peroxidase — MSAIYDFKANSLAGEEVALRRFEGQVLLIVNTASKCGFTPQYRGLEDLYRDLSPRGFSVLGFPCNQFGAQEPGQASEIQAFCSTNYDVTFPLFEKIDVNGPKAHPLYEYLKRQQSGLLGASIKWNFTKFLVDRAGKVIARYAPTARPEGLRNQIETLL, encoded by the coding sequence ATGTCTGCGATCTACGACTTCAAGGCCAATTCGCTCGCCGGCGAGGAGGTCGCCCTGCGCCGCTTCGAGGGCCAGGTGCTGCTGATCGTCAACACCGCGAGCAAATGCGGTTTCACGCCGCAATATCGCGGGCTCGAGGATCTCTACCGCGATCTCTCCCCGCGCGGCTTCTCCGTGCTCGGCTTTCCCTGCAACCAGTTCGGCGCGCAGGAGCCGGGGCAGGCGAGCGAGATCCAGGCGTTCTGCTCGACCAACTACGACGTCACCTTTCCCCTGTTCGAGAAGATCGACGTCAACGGGCCGAAGGCGCATCCGCTGTACGAGTACCTGAAGCGCCAGCAATCCGGCCTGTTAGGGGCCTCCATCAAATGGAATTTCACCAAATTCCTGGTGGACCGTGCCGGCAAGGTGATCGCGCGCTATGCGCCGACCGCGCGGCCTGAAGGGCTGCGCAATCAAATCGAAACACTGTTGTGA
- a CDS encoding DUF6894 family protein, which produces MPKYFFNTRIGDELIVDPDGEDLRNPDRAWEVARQMILEVVKSEGAQPALLEAVIEVTDDDGEIVLEFPFTEALLDMPDQSATRH; this is translated from the coding sequence ATGCCCAAATACTTCTTCAACACCCGCATCGGCGACGAACTGATCGTGGATCCTGACGGAGAGGACCTGCGCAACCCCGATCGCGCCTGGGAAGTCGCCCGCCAGATGATCCTGGAGGTGGTGAAGTCCGAGGGCGCCCAGCCGGCGCTGCTCGAGGCCGTCATCGAGGTCACCGACGACGACGGCGAGATCGTGCTGGAGTTTCCCTTCACCGAGGCCCTGCTGGACATGCCGGACCAATCGGCGACGCGGCACTAA
- a CDS encoding amidase family protein — MQDLWRLSAADLAALVRSKKISAKEAAKAGLDRLDAVNPQLNAVIDHRPEDVLKQADAVDAAIARGEDPGVLAGVPVTIKANVDQEGFATTNGLKLQRDLIAREDNPVVANFRKSGAILLGRTNCPAFSYRWFTTNLVHGDTKNPRDASLTPGGSSGGAGSAVAAGIGHIAHGTDIAGSIRYPAYACGVHGLRPTLGRIPAFNPALPERPIGPQIMAVSGPLARTVNDLRISLAAMSARDIRDPWFVPVPLEGPAKAKRAALCLNPNGLATTPEVKAAVSDAGKRLERAGWTVDVIEDTPPMREAVEWQIKLWLGDGYEAQLEMAEREGDPGALACLNGNRARVTPMDQANYAKALTRRATLTRDWMLFFEKYAVLLTPVSGELPFPDHLDRKDDASFKRVWEAQLPQIAIPFMGLPGLVVSTGLVGKAPVGVHIVSGRYREDLCLLAGEAIEAGGVPPSPIDPVG; from the coding sequence ATGCAAGATCTCTGGCGCCTGTCGGCCGCCGACCTCGCCGCCCTCGTCAGGTCCAAGAAGATATCCGCCAAGGAGGCGGCCAAGGCCGGTCTCGACCGCCTGGACGCGGTCAATCCCCAGCTCAACGCCGTGATCGACCACCGGCCCGAGGACGTGCTCAAGCAGGCTGATGCCGTCGATGCCGCCATCGCCCGTGGCGAGGACCCCGGCGTGCTCGCCGGCGTGCCTGTTACCATCAAGGCCAATGTCGACCAGGAAGGCTTTGCCACCACCAACGGCCTCAAACTCCAGCGCGACCTGATTGCGCGCGAGGACAATCCGGTCGTCGCCAATTTCCGCAAATCCGGCGCCATCCTCCTCGGCCGGACCAACTGCCCGGCGTTCTCTTACCGCTGGTTCACCACCAACCTCGTCCATGGCGACACCAAGAACCCCCGCGATGCCTCGCTGACGCCGGGCGGCTCTTCCGGCGGCGCCGGCTCGGCGGTCGCGGCCGGCATCGGCCATATCGCCCATGGCACCGACATCGCCGGCTCGATCCGCTATCCCGCCTATGCCTGCGGCGTGCATGGCCTGCGCCCGACCTTGGGCCGCATCCCCGCCTTCAACCCGGCACTGCCGGAGCGCCCGATCGGGCCGCAGATCATGGCAGTGTCGGGCCCACTGGCGCGCACCGTCAACGATTTGCGCATCTCGCTCGCAGCGATGTCGGCCCGCGACATCCGCGATCCCTGGTTCGTGCCAGTGCCGCTGGAAGGCCCCGCAAAGGCCAAGCGCGCCGCGCTCTGCCTCAACCCGAACGGCCTTGCGACCACGCCGGAGGTGAAGGCGGCGGTGAGCGATGCCGGCAAGCGGCTGGAGCGTGCCGGCTGGACCGTGGACGTGATCGAGGACACCCCGCCGATGCGTGAGGCGGTCGAGTGGCAAATCAAACTCTGGCTCGGCGACGGCTATGAGGCGCAGCTGGAGATGGCCGAGCGTGAGGGCGATCCCGGCGCGCTGGCGTGCCTCAACGGCAACCGCGCCAGGGTCACGCCGATGGACCAGGCCAATTACGCCAAGGCGCTGACCCGGAGAGCCACGCTGACGCGCGACTGGATGCTGTTCTTCGAAAAGTACGCCGTGCTGCTGACGCCGGTCTCGGGCGAGCTGCCATTCCCCGATCATCTCGACCGCAAGGACGACGCCTCCTTCAAGCGGGTCTGGGAAGCGCAGCTGCCGCAGATCGCGATTCCGTTCATGGGATTGCCGGGGCTCGTGGTTTCCACCGGCCTCGTCGGCAAGGCGCCGGTCGGCGTGCACATCGTCTCCGGCCGCTATCGCGAGGATCTTTGTCTTCTCGCGGGCGAAGCGATCGAGGCGGGCGGCGTGCCGCCGTCGCCGATCGACCCCGTGGGTTAG
- a CDS encoding cation:proton antiporter, with product MQWSLLRPVGLAPAALVLTTIAAGAAGGKPAGPSEFLLVAQIVLLIAVGRGLGELMQRIGQPSVIGELLAGIILGPSLFGWIWPEAQAAIFPKTPEQKAMIDGIAQLGILLLLLLTGMETDLKLVRKVGKAAIAISIAGILVPFACGFALGEFLPDALLPNPEQRLVASLFMGTALSISSVKIVAVVVREMNFMRRNVGQIIVATAVIDDTIGWIIIAVIFSLASHGTLDIASVAKAVLGTLAFLAVSFTIGRRLVFQLIRWANDNLVSTAPVITVILLLMGTMALITHLIGVHTVLGAFVAGILVGESPILTRQIDERLRGLISSFFMPVFFGLAGLAADLSVLRDPHLLLLTGLLVVIASVGKFGGAFVGGTVGGLSTRESLALASGMNARGSTEVIIATIGLSIGVLSQNLFTMIVTMAIVTTMAMPPMLRAALARLPMNREEKERLEREEFEKRGFVANLERPLLAVDESVNATFAAHIAGLIAGMRGLPITVLHIGKRAGEQEKIRDQEASHEAVVKKAAETVSANVDGDAGSVDVATRARRAELGETIADEARKGFDLLVVGVDKVAATKDRFDRRIEDIAAKFEGPLAIVAAKGKHLKQPMPEGLKILVPVSGSGVAKRGAEVAVALTQAGSGSLRVIYVATTRDKGAQRGTSRGLNQETGILKDTSDLAARYDVDITTTLRVNRAPEAAILREIDTTDVDLVVMGVDRIQADHLSFGGVAAAVLRQSKVSVLLVSSGEARQAPAEKA from the coding sequence ATGCAGTGGAGCCTGCTCCGACCGGTCGGCCTTGCCCCCGCGGCGCTCGTCCTCACCACCATTGCGGCCGGTGCCGCGGGCGGCAAACCGGCCGGCCCGTCCGAATTCCTGCTGGTGGCGCAGATCGTGCTGCTGATCGCGGTGGGGCGCGGCCTCGGCGAGCTCATGCAGCGGATCGGCCAGCCCTCGGTGATCGGCGAACTGCTCGCCGGCATCATTTTGGGGCCATCACTGTTCGGCTGGATCTGGCCTGAGGCGCAAGCCGCGATCTTCCCCAAGACGCCCGAGCAGAAGGCGATGATCGATGGCATCGCCCAGCTCGGGATCCTGCTGCTGCTGTTGCTCACGGGCATGGAGACCGACCTGAAGCTGGTCAGGAAGGTGGGCAAGGCTGCGATCGCGATCTCGATCGCCGGCATCCTCGTGCCCTTCGCCTGCGGCTTTGCGCTCGGCGAATTCCTGCCTGATGCGCTGCTGCCGAATCCCGAGCAGCGCCTGGTCGCCTCACTGTTCATGGGCACGGCGCTGTCGATTTCTTCCGTGAAGATCGTCGCCGTGGTCGTGCGCGAGATGAACTTCATGCGCCGCAATGTCGGGCAGATCATCGTCGCGACCGCTGTCATCGACGACACCATCGGCTGGATCATCATCGCGGTGATCTTCAGCCTGGCGTCGCACGGCACGCTCGACATCGCCTCGGTGGCAAAGGCGGTGCTGGGCACGCTGGCCTTCCTCGCGGTCAGCTTCACCATCGGGCGCCGGCTAGTGTTCCAGCTGATCCGCTGGGCCAACGACAATCTCGTCAGCACCGCGCCGGTCATCACCGTCATCCTGCTGCTGATGGGCACGATGGCACTGATCACGCATCTGATCGGTGTGCACACGGTGCTGGGGGCCTTCGTTGCCGGCATCCTGGTCGGCGAGTCCCCGATCCTGACGCGGCAGATCGACGAGCGTCTGCGCGGGTTGATCTCGAGCTTCTTCATGCCGGTGTTCTTCGGCCTTGCCGGCCTTGCCGCCGATCTCTCGGTGTTGCGCGATCCCCATCTCCTCCTGCTCACCGGTCTCCTCGTCGTGATCGCCAGTGTCGGCAAGTTCGGCGGCGCCTTTGTCGGCGGCACGGTCGGCGGGCTGAGCACGCGGGAGTCGCTGGCGCTGGCGAGCGGGATGAACGCGCGCGGCTCGACCGAGGTGATCATCGCAACCATCGGCCTGTCCATCGGCGTGCTCAGCCAGAACCTGTTCACGATGATCGTCACCATGGCGATCGTGACGACCATGGCGATGCCGCCGATGCTGCGCGCCGCGCTGGCGAGGCTACCGATGAACAGGGAGGAGAAGGAGCGCCTCGAGCGGGAGGAATTCGAGAAGCGCGGCTTCGTCGCCAATCTCGAACGTCCCTTGCTCGCCGTGGACGAGAGCGTCAACGCCACCTTCGCCGCGCACATTGCCGGCCTGATCGCCGGCATGCGCGGCCTGCCCATCACCGTGCTGCATATCGGTAAGCGGGCAGGCGAGCAGGAGAAGATCCGCGACCAGGAGGCGAGCCACGAGGCCGTGGTGAAGAAGGCTGCCGAAACCGTCTCCGCCAATGTTGATGGCGATGCCGGCAGCGTCGATGTCGCCACCCGTGCCAGGCGCGCCGAGCTCGGCGAGACCATCGCGGATGAGGCGCGCAAGGGCTTTGATCTCCTCGTCGTCGGCGTCGACAAGGTCGCCGCCACCAAGGATCGCTTCGACCGCAGGATCGAGGACATTGCCGCCAAGTTCGAGGGGCCGCTCGCGATCGTCGCGGCCAAGGGCAAGCATCTGAAGCAACCGATGCCGGAAGGACTCAAGATCCTGGTTCCGGTCTCGGGCAGCGGCGTCGCCAAACGCGGCGCTGAGGTTGCGGTGGCGCTGACGCAGGCCGGATCAGGCTCGCTCCGCGTGATCTATGTCGCGACGACGCGCGACAAGGGCGCGCAGCGCGGCACCTCCCGCGGGCTTAACCAGGAAACCGGCATCCTCAAGGACACCAGCGATCTCGCCGCCCGCTACGATGTCGACATCACCACGACGCTGCGGGTGAACCGGGCGCCGGAGGCTGCGATCCTGCGCGAGATCGACACCACCGACGTCGATCTCGTCGTCATGGGCGTCGACCGCATCCAGGCCGACCATCTCTCCTTCGGCGGCGTCGCCGCCGCCGTGCTCAGGCAGTCGAAAGTTTCCGTGCTCCTGGTTTCGAGCGGCGAGGCGCGGCAGGCTCCGGCGGAGAAGGCTTAA
- the tarD gene encoding D(-)-tartrate dehydratase: MSVRIVDVREITKPISSPIRNAYIDFTKMTTSLVAVVTDVVRDGKRVVGYGFNSNGRYGQGGLIRERFASRITEADPKSLLNAAGDNLDPDKVWGAMMTNEKPGGHGERSVAVGTIDMAVWDAVAKIAGKPLFRLLAERHGVTANPRVFVYAAGGYYYPGKDLSMLRGEMRGYLDRGYNVVKMKIGGAPIEEDRTRIEAVLKEIGKDAQLAVDANGRFNLETGIAYAKMLRDYPLFWYEEVGDPLDYALQAALAEFYPGPMATGENLFSHQDARNLIRYGGMRPDRDWLQFDCALSYGLCEYQRTLEVLKTYGWSPSRCIPHGGHQMSLNIAAGLGLGGNESYPDLFQPYGGFPDGVRVENGHITMPDLPGIGFEGKSDLYKEMKALAE; the protein is encoded by the coding sequence ATGTCCGTCCGCATCGTCGACGTCCGCGAGATCACCAAACCGATCTCCTCCCCGATCCGCAACGCCTATATCGACTTCACCAAAATGACGACGAGCCTCGTCGCCGTCGTCACGGACGTGGTGCGTGACGGCAAGCGCGTCGTCGGCTACGGCTTCAACTCCAACGGCCGCTACGGGCAGGGCGGTCTGATCCGCGAGCGCTTTGCCTCGCGCATCACGGAGGCCGATCCGAAGTCGCTGCTGAACGCGGCCGGCGACAATCTCGACCCCGACAAGGTCTGGGGTGCGATGATGACCAACGAGAAGCCGGGCGGTCATGGCGAGCGCTCGGTCGCGGTCGGCACCATCGACATGGCGGTGTGGGATGCGGTGGCGAAGATCGCGGGCAAGCCGCTGTTTCGTTTGCTCGCCGAGCGCCACGGCGTCACCGCCAATCCGCGCGTCTTCGTCTACGCCGCCGGCGGCTATTACTATCCGGGGAAGGATCTCTCGATGCTGCGTGGCGAGATGCGCGGCTATCTCGACCGCGGCTACAACGTCGTGAAGATGAAGATCGGCGGCGCGCCGATCGAGGAAGACCGCACCCGCATCGAGGCGGTGCTGAAGGAGATCGGCAAGGACGCGCAGCTCGCGGTCGATGCCAACGGCCGCTTCAATCTCGAGACCGGCATCGCCTACGCCAAGATGCTGCGCGATTACCCGTTGTTCTGGTACGAGGAGGTTGGCGATCCCCTCGACTACGCGCTGCAGGCCGCACTCGCCGAATTCTATCCCGGCCCGATGGCGACAGGCGAGAATCTCTTCAGCCACCAGGACGCCCGCAATCTGATCCGCTACGGCGGCATGCGCCCCGACCGCGACTGGCTGCAATTCGACTGCGCGCTGTCTTATGGCCTGTGCGAATACCAGCGCACGCTGGAGGTGCTAAAAACCTACGGCTGGTCACCGAGCCGCTGCATCCCGCACGGCGGCCACCAGATGTCGCTCAACATCGCAGCAGGCTTGGGTCTCGGCGGCAACGAGAGCTATCCCGACCTGTTCCAGCCCTATGGCGGCTTCCCCGACGGCGTCCGCGTCGAGAACGGCCACATCACCATGCCGGATCTTCCCGGCATCGGCTTCGAAGGCAAGTCCGATCTGTACAAGGAGATGAAGGCGCTGGCGGAGTAG
- a CDS encoding malonyl-CoA decarboxylase, with protein MANAFFSDLLATISERGRTLLLRGDSADTKRDADGLIELCGALLSGRGEASGTAMAREVLDIYGELDAAGRRSFFEGLVRDFGPDRERLAKAIEKWRAKPTDEDASSLHFASEPRRQELIRRLNRAPGGTGDLVAMRADLLGMMNGHTDLAALDRDVSHLLSSWFNRGFLVLRRIDWSTPANILEKIIRYEAVHEISDWDDLRRRIDPVDRRCYAFFHPAMVDEPLIFVEVALTETIPGAIQPLLAVDRQYLPIDRARTAVFYSISNTQRGLGGISFGSFLIKQVVEELRRETPKLDTFVTLSPVPGFMQWIKQDRDLPLSDEDRELIKRLDDPKWFENPETTAQLRALIEPLAAHYFLKARTPKGKLIDSVARFHLGNGARLERINWLGDLSPKGVRESAGVMVNYLYRLDDIEKNHEAYANDGEVVASSAVKKLLKGEGRRLLDMRLS; from the coding sequence ATGGCCAACGCCTTCTTCTCCGATCTGCTCGCCACCATCTCCGAGCGTGGCCGTACGCTGCTGCTGCGCGGGGATTCCGCCGATACCAAACGGGATGCCGACGGGCTCATCGAGCTCTGCGGCGCGCTGCTGTCGGGCCGGGGCGAGGCCTCGGGCACCGCCATGGCGCGCGAGGTGCTCGACATCTATGGCGAGCTGGATGCGGCAGGACGCCGCTCCTTCTTCGAAGGGCTGGTACGCGATTTCGGCCCGGACCGGGAACGTCTGGCAAAAGCGATCGAGAAATGGCGCGCCAAGCCGACCGACGAGGACGCAAGCAGCCTGCATTTCGCCTCCGAGCCGCGGCGGCAGGAGCTGATCCGCCGCCTCAACCGCGCGCCCGGTGGTACCGGCGATCTCGTCGCCATGCGGGCCGATCTGCTCGGCATGATGAACGGCCACACCGATCTCGCCGCGCTCGATCGCGACGTCTCGCATCTTCTCTCTTCGTGGTTCAACAGGGGGTTTCTCGTGCTGCGCAGGATTGACTGGTCGACCCCGGCCAACATCCTCGAAAAGATCATCCGTTACGAAGCCGTGCACGAGATCTCCGACTGGGACGATCTGCGCCGCCGCATCGATCCGGTCGACCGCCGCTGCTACGCCTTCTTCCATCCCGCAATGGTCGACGAGCCCTTGATCTTCGTCGAGGTCGCGCTGACCGAGACGATCCCGGGCGCGATTCAACCGCTGCTCGCGGTCGACCGCCAGTATTTGCCGATCGACCGCGCGCGCACCGCCGTGTTCTACTCGATCTCCAACACCCAGCGCGGCCTTGGCGGCATCTCGTTCGGCAGCTTCCTGATCAAGCAGGTGGTCGAGGAGCTGCGCCGCGAGACACCGAAGCTCGACACCTTCGTGACGCTGTCGCCGGTGCCGGGCTTCATGCAGTGGATCAAACAGGACAGGGACCTGCCGCTGTCGGACGAGGACCGCGAGCTGATAAAGCGCCTCGACGATCCCAAATGGTTCGAGAACCCCGAGACGACAGCGCAGCTCCGCGCCCTGATCGAGCCGCTCGCCGCGCATTATTTCCTGAAGGCGCGTACGCCGAAGGGCAAGCTGATCGACTCCGTCGCCCGCTTCCATCTCGGCAACGGCGCCCGGCTCGAACGCATCAACTGGCTCGGCGACCTCTCGCCCAAGGGCGTGCGTGAATCCGCCGGCGTGATGGTCAACTATCTCTACCGCCTCGACGACATCGAGAAGAACCACGAAGCCTACGCCAATGACGGCGAGGTCGTGGCCTCGAGCGCCGTGAAGAAGCTGCTGAAGGGTGAGGGGCGCAGGTTGCTGGATATGCGGCTATCGTAA
- a CDS encoding MFS transporter, which translates to MNSPSRVISFVNAGHFIDHYSMLIFAAAVIIMGPALGMAYSELLPYATPGFVAFGAGSLLTGWLGDRWSRRHMMLIFFVGIGASMISVGFVQTPAQLGTALLAIGIFASIYHPVGTAMIVSYADRLGREMGINGVWGNLGVASSALVTGVIGQYLGWRLAFIIPGIVTILIGVAFAMMVVHEDRKGSKQAAAQARVAKQDMWRVVLSLLIVVIAISTTFNAVTVALPKLFAERLADLTKSPALLGVIAACVYVFGAMTQYTIGRLLDRYSLKTVALPLSFMLAPFLYLAASLNNLPLIVVSIGIVMGAFGQVTVNDAMVGKYTTEEWRSRAYAVRYFVGFTAAGASVGLVAWLYEQGGFVTMLHAFAGLCLLAIAAAIILPREIRTPQAA; encoded by the coding sequence ATGAACAGCCCCAGCCGGGTCATCAGTTTCGTCAACGCAGGCCATTTCATCGATCATTATTCGATGCTGATCTTCGCCGCCGCGGTGATCATCATGGGGCCGGCGCTGGGCATGGCCTATTCGGAACTTTTGCCGTACGCGACGCCCGGCTTCGTCGCTTTCGGCGCCGGCTCGCTGCTCACCGGCTGGCTTGGGGACCGCTGGAGCCGCCGCCACATGATGCTGATCTTCTTCGTCGGCATCGGCGCCTCCATGATCTCGGTCGGCTTCGTGCAGACCCCGGCGCAGCTCGGCACCGCGCTGCTCGCGATCGGCATTTTCGCCTCGATCTACCATCCCGTCGGCACCGCGATGATCGTGTCCTATGCCGACCGGCTCGGCCGCGAGATGGGCATCAACGGCGTCTGGGGCAATCTCGGCGTTGCCTCCTCGGCGCTGGTCACCGGCGTGATCGGCCAATATCTCGGCTGGCGCCTTGCCTTCATCATTCCCGGTATCGTCACCATCCTGATTGGCGTCGCCTTTGCGATGATGGTGGTGCATGAGGACCGCAAGGGCAGCAAGCAGGCGGCGGCGCAGGCGCGGGTGGCAAAACAGGACATGTGGCGCGTGGTGCTGTCGCTTTTGATCGTGGTGATCGCGATCTCGACCACGTTCAACGCCGTCACCGTGGCGCTGCCAAAGCTGTTCGCGGAGCGGCTCGCCGACCTCACCAAGAGCCCGGCGCTGTTAGGGGTGATTGCCGCCTGCGTCTACGTGTTCGGCGCGATGACGCAGTACACGATCGGCCGGCTGCTCGATCGCTACTCGCTGAAGACGGTGGCGCTGCCGCTCTCCTTCATGCTGGCGCCGTTCCTGTATCTGGCCGCGAGCCTGAACAATCTGCCGCTGATCGTGGTCTCGATCGGCATCGTCATGGGCGCGTTCGGGCAGGTCACGGTGAACGATGCCATGGTCGGCAAATACACCACCGAAGAGTGGCGCTCGCGCGCCTACGCCGTGCGCTACTTCGTCGGCTTCACGGCCGCAGGCGCTTCCGTCGGCCTCGTCGCCTGGCTCTACGAGCAGGGCGGCTTCGTCACCATGCTGCACGCGTTCGCCGGCCTCTGCCTGCTCGCGATCGCCGCCGCGATCATCCTGCCGCGCGAGATCCGGACGCCGCAGGCGGCGTGA
- a CDS encoding DUF3297 family protein — translation MSDEFPDRLSVDPNSPYYNADILARDVGIRFKGIEKTNVEEYCISEGWVRVTAGNAKDRYGNPLTIKVHGPVEPYFRDKK, via the coding sequence ATGAGCGACGAATTTCCCGACCGCCTGTCGGTCGATCCGAACAGCCCCTATTACAACGCGGACATTCTGGCGCGCGACGTCGGCATCCGCTTCAAGGGCATCGAGAAGACCAATGTCGAGGAGTACTGCATCAGCGAAGGCTGGGTCCGCGTCACCGCCGGCAACGCCAAGGACCGCTACGGCAACCCGCTGACCATCAAGGTGCATGGGCCCGTGGAGCCGTATTTCAGGGATAAGAAATGA
- a CDS encoding MmgE/PrpD family protein, producing MKRRDFLRLTAAATTGLALTPARSFAEGPASGPEMTALCDYMSAAKTRALPPDVTEHAKHHILDTLASMISGSELPPGQAAQRYISANAAQGASTVAGTALTASPVEAALANGVMAHADETDDSHSPSRSHPGSSVIPAALALGEGLGIDGAHFLRAVTLGYDVGTRVVMAMGGADFSYESVLSTHSISGTFCASAAAACVAGFDARRMRWVLDYAAQQSSGFIVWRRDVDHIEKGFVFAGMPARNGVTAALLVRADWNGVDDVFSGPDNYFLAYAPKAATAKLVEKLGERYEIAGTDIKKWTVGSPIQGPLDAIFAIRSKQAFEADQVKRVTVRLAPSVAEVVDNRDIPDICLQHMVAVMLLDKTASFHAAHDKPRMQDAAVLKERAKVNLVRDEELAKLLPVRVAIVEIELTDGSRLSERVTAVRGTPRNPMTREEVIDKARDLIAPLVGAEKAKRLIKSVYEIEAVTDIRSLRPLLQRG from the coding sequence ATGAAACGACGCGACTTTCTGAGGCTCACGGCAGCAGCCACCACCGGCCTCGCCCTCACCCCTGCACGCAGCTTCGCGGAGGGCCCGGCTTCAGGGCCGGAGATGACCGCGCTGTGCGACTACATGAGCGCCGCCAAGACCCGCGCGCTTCCGCCCGACGTCACCGAGCACGCAAAGCACCACATCCTCGACACGCTGGCGTCGATGATATCGGGATCGGAGCTGCCGCCCGGCCAGGCCGCGCAGCGTTACATCAGCGCCAATGCCGCGCAGGGGGCCTCGACGGTTGCCGGCACGGCGCTCACGGCATCGCCGGTCGAGGCCGCGCTCGCCAACGGCGTCATGGCGCATGCCGACGAGACCGACGATTCCCACAGCCCCTCGCGCTCGCACCCCGGCAGCTCGGTCATTCCCGCGGCGCTTGCGCTCGGCGAAGGTCTCGGCATTGATGGTGCGCATTTCCTGCGCGCAGTGACGCTCGGCTATGACGTCGGCACACGCGTGGTGATGGCGATGGGCGGCGCCGATTTCAGCTATGAAAGCGTGCTGAGCACGCACAGCATTTCCGGCACGTTCTGCGCCTCCGCGGCAGCCGCCTGTGTTGCCGGCTTCGACGCGCGCCGGATGCGCTGGGTGCTCGACTATGCCGCGCAGCAATCCTCCGGCTTCATCGTGTGGCGGCGCGACGTCGATCACATCGAGAAGGGTTTTGTGTTCGCCGGCATGCCGGCCCGCAACGGCGTTACCGCGGCGCTGCTGGTGCGTGCGGACTGGAACGGCGTCGACGACGTGTTCTCGGGCCCGGACAATTACTTCCTCGCCTATGCACCAAAGGCCGCGACCGCGAAGCTTGTTGAAAAACTCGGCGAGCGCTACGAGATCGCGGGCACCGACATCAAGAAATGGACCGTGGGATCGCCGATCCAGGGGCCGCTCGATGCCATCTTTGCGATCCGCAGCAAGCAGGCGTTCGAAGCCGATCAGGTCAAGCGCGTGACGGTGCGGCTTGCGCCCTCGGTTGCCGAGGTCGTGGACAACCGCGACATCCCCGACATCTGCCTCCAGCACATGGTCGCCGTGATGCTGCTCGACAAGACCGCCTCGTTCCACGCCGCGCACGACAAGCCGCGCATGCAGGATGCCGCGGTGCTGAAAGAGCGCGCCAAGGTGAACCTGGTGCGCGACGAGGAGCTGGCAAAGCTGCTGCCGGTGCGCGTCGCCATCGTCGAGATCGAGCTCACTGATGGCAGCCGCCTCTCCGAGCGCGTCACCGCCGTGCGCGGCACACCGCGCAACCCGATGACGCGCGAAGAGGTCATCGACAAGGCGCGCGACCTCATCGCGCCGTTGGTGGGGGCGGAGAAGGCGAAGCGGCTGATCAAGTCAGTGTACGAGATCGAGGCGGTGACGGACATAAGGAGCTTGCGGCCGTTGCTGCAGCGGGGGTGA
- a CDS encoding AraC family transcriptional regulator: MLPMTVLETPILETPILETPILREVQGNHRSTAGVHLVARDYPKGMRIDPHLHREAQLIYAARGTMQVTTPGGRWLVPPDRAVWVPAGLEHAIDLLADIEMRTLYFDLAWLKREKRYAGLTREFVVRVSPLLNQAILALFDARNTEERTGLLVRLVMLELHQAEDSATFVPLPHEPRCRRAAMIVLDDPTGLHDIDTLAREVGTSARTLSRLFSSETQLSFKSWCQRARIAAAIQRISMDASVSVKQLATQLGYASVPAFSAAFRQVTGRTPTEFAGK, translated from the coding sequence ATGCTGCCAATGACTGTCTTGGAAACGCCAATCTTGGAAACGCCAATCTTGGAAACGCCAATCCTCCGGGAGGTCCAGGGCAACCACCGCTCGACCGCGGGCGTGCACCTGGTCGCGCGCGACTACCCCAAGGGCATGCGCATCGATCCGCACCTGCACCGCGAGGCGCAGCTGATCTATGCGGCACGCGGCACCATGCAGGTGACGACGCCAGGGGGGCGCTGGCTGGTGCCGCCGGACCGCGCGGTGTGGGTGCCGGCGGGGCTCGAGCACGCCATCGACCTGCTCGCCGACATCGAGATGCGCACGCTGTATTTCGACCTTGCCTGGCTGAAGCGCGAAAAGCGCTATGCGGGACTGACCAGGGAATTCGTGGTGCGGGTCTCGCCGCTGCTCAACCAGGCGATCCTCGCGCTGTTCGACGCGCGCAACACCGAGGAGCGCACCGGGCTGCTCGTCCGCCTCGTCATGCTCGAATTGCACCAGGCCGAGGATTCAGCGACCTTCGTGCCGCTGCCGCACGAGCCGCGCTGCCGCCGCGCCGCGATGATCGTGCTCGACGACCCCACCGGCCTGCACGACATCGACACGCTGGCGCGCGAGGTCGGAACCTCCGCACGGACGCTGTCGCGGCTGTTTTCGAGCGAGACGCAGCTGAGCTTCAAGAGCTGGTGCCAGCGCGCCAGGATTGCGGCCGCGATCCAGCGGATATCGATGGATGCAAGCGTATCGGTGAAGCAGCTCGCGACCCAGCTCGGCTATGCCAGCGTGCCGGCATTCTCGGCGGCGTTCCGCCAGGTGACCGGGCGGACGCCGACGGAGTTTGCGGGGAAGTAG
- the pqqA gene encoding pyrroloquinoline quinone precursor peptide PqqA, producing MAWKAPKIVEVPCGMEINMYVSATRK from the coding sequence ATGGCCTGGAAAGCCCCGAAGATCGTCGAAGTGCCCTGCGGCATGGAAATCAATATGTATGTGAGCGCCACCCGCAAGTAA